A DNA window from Porites lutea chromosome 6, jaPorLute2.1, whole genome shotgun sequence contains the following coding sequences:
- the LOC140940227 gene encoding uncharacterized protein: protein MPFSTGCVNEALDNLQEPQRNVTSRGRPVDLCSELTMAPLNIAYPYGYADLEPVVYNQGQNHNAVDERSTTQQSRSRSRAGASRTDRTSRNETLAAVTVNPLSTPSPRFN from the exons ATG CCATTCAGCACTGGATGTGT CAATGAGGCTCTCGATAACCTACAA GAGCCACAACGAAATGTTACCAGCAGAGGGAGACCTGTAGATCTTTGCTCAGAGCTGACAATGGCACCTCTTAATATTGCATACCCATA tGGATATGCAGACCTCGAGCCTGTGGTTTACAACCAGGGACAAAATCATAATGCAGTTGACGAAAGG agTACAACACAACAGAGCAGGAGCAGGAGTAGGGCAGGAGCCAGCAGAACCGATAGAACGTCAAGAAATGAAACATTAGCTGCtgttactgtaaatcctctgtcTACCCCTTCCCCCCGTTTCAACTAA